In Penaeus monodon isolate SGIC_2016 chromosome 15, NSTDA_Pmon_1, whole genome shotgun sequence, a genomic segment contains:
- the LOC119581683 gene encoding rhodopsin-like translates to MSSWNNPNPVTVLETTNPYGNYTVVDTAPKEILHMVHEHWYQYPPMNPLWYSLVGFWMVVMGCLSLAGNFVVIWVFMNTKSLRSPANLLVVNLAFSDFFMMLTMFPPMVVSCYWQTWTLGALFCEIYGFFGSLFGCISIWTMVFITADRYNVIVKGVSAEPLTSGGAMLRIGGAWFFSFAWCLPPFFGWNRYVPEGNMTACGTDYLTETEFSRSYLYVYSVWVYLFPLAYIIYSYTFIVKAVAAHEKGMREQAKKMGVKSLRSEEAQKTSAECRLCKVALMTVSLWFVAWTPYFVINWGGMFNRTMVTPLFSIWGSVFAKANAVYNPIVYAISHPKYRAALEKKLPCLSCATEGKDGGGSDAGSTTTAESTEKPESA, encoded by the coding sequence ATGTCGTCGTGGAACAATCCAAATCCGGTCACCGTCCTGGAGACCACCAATCCATATGGCAACTATACGGTGGTTGACACTGCGCCTAAGGAGATTCTCCATATGGTGCACGAACACTGGTATCAATATCCTCCCATGAACCCTCTTTGGTACAGCCTTGTTGGTTTCTGGATGGTTGTCATGGGATGTCTCTCCTTAGCTGGAAACTTCGTCGTCATCTGGGTTTTCATGAACACCAAATCTCTTCGATCGCCTGCTAATCTATTAGTCGTCAATCTGGCCTTTTCCGACTTTTTCATGATGCTCACCATGTTCCCTCCTATGGTGGTGTCGTGTTACTGGCAGACATGGACTCTTGGAGCACTATTCTGTGAGATCTATGGTTTCTTTGGTTCACTTTTCGGATGCATTTCAATTTGGACCATGGTATTCATCACTGCTGATCGATACAACGTCATTGTGAAAGGAGTTTCTGCTGAACCACTAACGTCTGGAGGTGCCATGTTAAGGATAGGTGGTGCCTGGTTCTTTTCCTTTGCTTGGTGTCTTCCACCATTCTTTGGTTGGAATCGTTATGTTCCTGAGGGTAATATGACTGCCTGTGGAACAGATTATTTGACGGAGACAGAATTTTCAAGGAGTTACTTGTATGTCTACTCAGTGTGGGtatatcttttccctcttgcCTACATCATCTATAGTTACACATTCATTGTCAAGGCTGTGGCTGCCCAcgagaagggaatgcgagaacaAGCCAAGAAGATGGGAGTTAAATCCTTGAGGAGTGAAGAAGCCCAAAAGACCTCTGCTGAGTGTCGTCTGTGCAAGGTTGCTCTGATGACCGTCAGCCTGTGGTTCGTGGCATGGACCCCCTACTTCGTCATCAACTGGGGAGGAATGTTCAACCGAACCATGGTTACTCCTCTATTCTCCATCTGGGGCTCTGTCTTCGCCAAGGCTAATGCCGTCTACAACCCCATCGTGTATGCCATCAGCCACCCCAAGTACCGAGCTGCCCTTGAGAAGAAGCTACCCTGTCTATCCTGTGCTACTGAGGGCAAAGACGGTGGTGGTTCTGATGCTGGTTCCACTACTACTGCTGAAAGTACTGAAAAGCCGGAATCTGCATAG